The following DNA comes from Micromonospora chokoriensis.
TGCTGAGGCTGGTCAGTCGGCGCGCCCGCGCGCAGTGGCCGTTGCTGGCGGCGCTGCTCGGGGTCGTCACGATCGGCGCGACACTGCTGGGCACCTGCACCCTGCTGGTCACCCGCACCGCCGAGCGGGCGCTGGAGGTCGCCCTGGCCCGCGCCGCCCCCGCCGCCGTCGACGTGACCGTCTACACCGGCACCGTCGAGGGCCCGAACGTGTCGTCCGTCGCCGCCGACACCCGCACCGCGGTGGCCTCCGTGCTCGCACCGTTCCCGGTGACGACGACCGCTCGGGCGTCGACGGTGCTGCGGGCGCTACCGCCCACGCTCGCCCCGGGCACCACCGTCGGGGCCCAGGCGTACCTGTCCGGGCTGGACGACCTGCCGACCCGAGCCGAGCTGGTCACCGGGCACTGGCCACGACAGCCGGGCGACGCGGTGCTGCTGGAGTCCACCGCCCACCTGCTCGACCTCACCCCCGGTCGCCGGGTACGACTCGGCGCGGAACTGGCCCACCCGCCCGTCCCGGCCCTCGACGTGACAGTCGTCGGTGTCGTACGCCCGCTGCCGGGGCGCGGCTGGGACCGCGACCCGTTGGCCGCGGCCGGCTCGGCCATCGGCTACCGGGACGGCCGGTTCATGCAGCCGGTCAACGCCTACGGCCCGTTCCTCGTCGACCTCGCCGACCTGGTCACCACGGGAGCGACAGTCGACCGGATGGAGGTCACCGCCCATCCGGACCTGTCCCACAACAACCGCCGCGACCTGGAGGCCGTGGCCGGGGCCGTCGACAATGCCGACCGCCGGCTGGCCGGCGCCCTCGGCGACCGTGTCCAGCTCGCCCGGGTCGCCTCCGAGCTGCCGCTGACCCTGCGGGCCGCCGACGACCAACGGCGTGTCACCGCCGCCGTCGTGCTCGCCGTCGCCGTCCTCGGTGGTGTCCTGGCCGCGACGGCGCTCGTCCTCGCCGGCCGGCTGACCGCCGGCCTCCGCGCCGACGAGACCGCCCTGCGGTCCGCCCTGGGCACCAGCCGTCGCCAGCTCGCCGCCACCGCGACACTCGAGGCCGGACTCGTCGCCACCGTCGCCGCCGCGCTCGCGATACCGGCCTCGTCGGCCCTGCACGCCGGCCTGACCCACCTACCGCCGTTGGACGCCGTCGGCCTGACCGTCCGGCCGACCGTCATCGGCGCCCAGGTCCTCGCGGTCGTCGGCGGCGCGCTGACACTGGCCGCCGTCCTCACCGTCCTGGCGATCCGGCAGGCCCCGGCGGCCGGCGACCGGCGTACCCGCCGTGAACTGCTGGCCCGGTCCGGCGCCGACCTGATGCTCGCGCTGTTCGCCGCCGTCGGATGGTGGCAGCTGTACGCGCAGCCCGCCGCCGCCAGCCCTCGCGCCGACGCGGTGCGGGTGCTCGCGCCCGCGCTGCTGCTCACCGCTGGCGCCGCCCTGGCACTCCGGGTGGTGTTGCCCGCCCTTCGAGGCGTCGACCGGCTGGCGTACCGCGCCCGCGGGTTGGCGCTTCCGCTGGCGGTCGCCGAGGCCGCCCGCCGGCCCCAGGCGGTCGCCGCCGGGCTGCTCGTCGGGCTGGCCTGCGCGGCCGGGACCTTCGGCCTCGCCTTCGACGACACGTGGCACCAGTCGCAACGCGACCAGGCCGCGGTCTCCGTCGGCACCGACCTCGCCCTCACCCTCACCACGACACCGGTGGCCGGAGACGGCGCGGTCGTCAGCGCGGCCACCGCGGGAGTGGTGAGTCCGGTCCTCAACCGTGGCACCTCGGTCGGTCAGTGGCTCGGCACCGCCGGCGACGCGCCGCGCCTGGTCGCCGTCGACACCACCCGCGCCGACGGGCTGCTGCGCGGACGGCTGGACAGCGACAGCGGCTGGGCGGACGTGGGCGCCGCGCTGGCCCCACGCACCCGGGCCGCCGGCCTCGCCGTCCCGACCGACGCCCCACTCGTCCTGAGCGGAACCACCACCGGCGGCACCCCGCTCGCCGTGACGCCCCGGCTGCTGCTGCAGGACGCCACCGGCCTCCGCACGTCCTGCACCGGCCCCGCCGTACCGCTCGACGGCCGGGAGATTCGGCTGCCCGCCTGCGCGACGGCCGACGGGCTGCGCCTCGTCGCGGTCGCCCTGCCGGTCACCGCCGAACCGGTCGGCGGACGCGTCGCCGTAGCCGTCACGCTCACCGTGCCGCCCGCCGGATCGGCGGCGGGGTCCACCGACGGACCGGGCTGGACCGCCACGTCCGCGCCGCCGGTCCCGGGTAAGGTGACCGACCCGACCGCCCTGGTGTCCGCCACGCCGACCGGAACGACGCTGCGGATGGCGGCGACAGTCGACCTCGGCGGTGCCGAGGACGCCGCCCGGACCCTCGTCGCCAGCGCCTTCCCGGACCCCGGCCGGGTGCCCGTCGCCGTCTCCGAGCGCTTCGCCGACGAGGTCGGCGCCGGGCGGGGCAGCCAGCTCAGCGTCACGGTCGGGATCACGCCCGTCCCGGTCGTCGTCGCCGAGGTCGTGCCGACCGTACCGTCCGCCCCCGGCGCCGTCGCCGTCCTGGCCGACCTGGACACGCTGTCGCGCGCCCGCGTCGTCACCGGCGACCTGACATTCCCCGTCGATGCCTGGTGGGTCGGTCACCCGGCCGGGCCCGGTGCCGCCGAGCGGGCCGCCGCCCTGCACCTGGGGACCGTCGCGACGCGCGAAGCGGAGACCGCCCGCCTCCGCAGCGGCCCGCTCCAGGCCGGGTTGCCGGCCGCGCTGCGGCTCGTCGTCCCGGCCGCAGCCCTGCTGCTGCTCGCCGGCGTCGTCCTGCACGTCACCTGTGACCTCCAGGTCCGCGCCGTCGAGGTGGCGCGGCTGCGCGGGCTGGGAATGTCCCGGCGCGGCATCCGGGCCGTCCTCCTCGGCCAGCACGCCGGTGTCCTGCTGCCCCTGCTCGCGGCGGGCGCGGCCGTCGGCGCGCTCGCCACCGCCGCCGTCGCTCCCCTGCTCGTACGCTCCGACACCGGCGCCGCACCCGTCCCGGCCGCCCAACCACACTGGCCGTGGTCGGCCGAGGCCGCGCTGCTCGCCCTACTGCTGGCCGGATGCCTGTTGGCAGTCGCCGTCGTGGTCACCGTCCAGGTCCGCCGGGCCGACGCCGCGCACCTGCGGGTGGCGCCGTGAACCGGTGGCCGACCCGCCGACTGCCGGCGCCGCACTGGCCCAGCATCCGTGGCCGCGGGCGTACCGACGCCGGGCCGCTGCTGCTCACCGCCGCCGTCATCGCGACCGTCGCACTGCTCGCCGGGGCAGCGCCGGCGCTGCTGCGCGCCGCCGCCGACGACGCCGTGCAGGACGCGGTGCGCCGCGCCGGCCCCGACGCGAACGTCCTCGCGCACGCCGACTGGGAACGCGACGACGGGCCGACCGGCGGACGGGTCCGGATGCCCGGCCTCGCCGACGCCGTCGACGACTTCCGCGCCCGGGTGACGTCCGCGCTCGGGCCCGACCTGGACACCGCGCTGCTCCCACCCGTCGCCGTCGTCAACGGCCCGATCCTCAGCATCACCGACGGCAACACGCCACGGACCTTCCAGTTCACCTACCTGGCCGGTGACCCCGGCGGCCCGGACGTGACCTGGATCGCCGGCAGCGCGCCCGGCCCCGCGGTCGTCGACGAGTACGTGGAGACCCCCTACGACGGGCCGCCCTGGCCGGTGCAGGTCGGTCTCTCCGAGGTGGACGCCGCCGCACTCGACCTCGGCCCCGGCGATCGAATCCCGGTCAGGGACGGCCAGGGTGGCGACAAGGACGTCCGGATCAGCGGGATCTACCGACCCGTGGACAGCGACGACCCGGCCTGGCGACTCGCCCCGGCGCTCCTGCGCCCGACGCCTGGCGTCGACGGCGTGGGGATCACCCGCTTCGGCGGCCTGTTGTCGCGCGAGTCGTTACCGGACGCCCGGCTCGCCGTGAACGAGGACCAACTGCCGCGCACCATCCACCTCGCGCCCGAACCCGGCGCGCTCACCTGGGACACCGCCGCCGCGCTCGCCGGCCAGGTGGTCAAGCTCAAGGCCACCTCCGGCGCGTCGAGCGCGCGCGACCAGTCCCTGAGGTGGGAGTCGCAGCTCGACACGACCCTGCGCGACGCCCGTACGCAGATCAGCGCCGCCTTCGCGCAGGCCGCCGTCCTGCTCGTCGGGGTGCTGACCGCCACGGTACTGGTTCTGCTGCTCGCCGCCGATCTGCTGGTCCGCCGCCGTACCCCGACGCTGGTCATCACCCGGCAGCGTGGGGCGGCGCTTCCCGACCTCGGCGCGGAACTGGTCCTCGAGTCCACAGTGGTGTCCCTGTCGGCCGCCGCCGTCGGGCTCGCGCTCGCCCGCGTGGCCGTTGCGGGCGTCTCCTGGGTCTGGGCCGTTCCCGTGGTCCTGGCGGGTGCCGTCGCCGGGCCGGCGTTCGGCACCCTCGCCGCCGCCCGCGCGGGCCGCGACCGACGTCAGCCCGCCAACCCCGCCGCCCGGCGCTGGATCCGGGCCACCGGCCACCTGCGCCGCGCCGCCGTGGAAGCCGCTGCCCTGATCGCCGCGGTCGCCGCCTTCGTCACACTGCACCAACGCGGGCTTCTGCCCGTGGCCACCGACGGCGACACCGGTGAGCTGACCGGCGACCTGATCCTGCCGATCAGCGCCCTCGCCCTGGGCGCGCTCGTCGGCGCGCTCGTCCTGCTCCGGCTGGTGCCCCTCGCGGCGCGGTTCGCGCTCCGACAGGCCCTGCGCTCACGCCGCCCGCTGGGCGTGTTCGGTGCCGCCCAGGCGGCCACGACGGCCGGACGCGCGCTGCCGCTGCTGGTGCTGGTCTGCACCACGGCGCTCGCGTCGTTCGCGCTCATCCTCGGCGCCACCGTCACCCGGGGTCTGAGCGACGGCGCGTGGAGCACCGTCGGCGCCGACGCCCGCCTTGACGTCGGTGCCGACGCCGAGGCCGCCACGCCCGCGCTGGCCGGGCGCATCGCCGCCGCACCCGGGGTGGGGCAGGTCGTCGTCGCGCAGGTGACCGACTCCGCGCGCCTCTTCAGCGAGTCGACGCTGCTCACCCCACGACTGGTCGTGGTGGACACCGCCGCGTTCCAGCGCCTGCTGGCCACCACTCCGCTGCCGGACGCGCCGGCACTGGCCCGGCTCACCGCACCCGGTCCCGGCCCGGGCGAGGTCCCGGCGCTGGTGCGCTCGGGAGACGGTGCTCTGCGGACCGGCACGCGGCTGCAGCTACCCCGCGACGGCGCACCGGCGATCCGTCTCGCCGCGGTCGGCACCGCTCCCTCCGTCGGCGGCGTGGCCGACGTCGTCGTCGTGGACGCCGCAGCCCTCGCCGACGCCGGGCTGCCCGCCGTTCCGAACACCGTCTGGGTGACCGGCCCGGGCGCGGCGCAGGCCGTGGCGAACAGCGGCGTCGCCGCCGACGTCGTGCTGCGCGCGGACGTCCTGCGGGCGCAGCGGGTGGCGCCACTGACCGTGGGGCTCCTCCGGCTGGCGTGGACGGCCGCCGTGGTGCTGCTGGCGCTGGGGCTGCTCGGCCTGACGCTCGCCGCCGCCGCAGGCGCGGCGCAGCGGTGGCAGACCCTGACCCGGTTGCGGACCCTCGGCCTGCGACCACGCGACGCCCGTTGGGTCGCCGCCGCAGAGGTGCTGCCACCGGTCGTGGTCGCCGCGGTGTGCGGTCCGCTGCTCGCGGCCCTGCTCGCACGCCTGACGCTCGGCCCGCTCGACCTGCGGCTGCTCACCGGCCAGGGCACCGACCCGGCGGCGGTCCTGCCGTGGTGGCTGCTCGCCCTGGTGAGTGCGGTGCTGCTGGCAGCGGCCACCACTGTCGTACCTGTCGAGTCGGCGCTGCGGCGACGCGACCGGCTGAGCGAGGTGCTGCGCGCCGGCGAGTGACAAGGCTGCCGGAAACGGCGAGGCCCGTTACCGGCTGTCCGGTAACGGGCCCGCTGATCTGCGTATGGATGGTGGGCGATACTGGGTTTGAACCAGTGACCTCTTCCGTGTCAAGGAAGCGCGCTCCCACTGCGCCAATCGCCCGTGGCGACCGCCGAACCCGGCAGTCAGGCCCCGATGGGGCAGATCGCGAGCGGACGACGGGATTCGAACCCGCGACCCTCACCTTGGCAAGGTGATGCGCTACCAGCTGCGCTACGTCCGCACGTCCCCGACTCGCGTCGGCGACAGGTGAACTCTACCCGATGCCAAGATCGCTTGGTGCGGC
Coding sequences within:
- a CDS encoding permease — translated: MLRLVSRRARAQWPLLAALLGVVTIGATLLGTCTLLVTRTAERALEVALARAAPAAVDVTVYTGTVEGPNVSSVAADTRTAVASVLAPFPVTTTARASTVLRALPPTLAPGTTVGAQAYLSGLDDLPTRAELVTGHWPRQPGDAVLLESTAHLLDLTPGRRVRLGAELAHPPVPALDVTVVGVVRPLPGRGWDRDPLAAAGSAIGYRDGRFMQPVNAYGPFLVDLADLVTTGATVDRMEVTAHPDLSHNNRRDLEAVAGAVDNADRRLAGALGDRVQLARVASELPLTLRAADDQRRVTAAVVLAVAVLGGVLAATALVLAGRLTAGLRADETALRSALGTSRRQLAATATLEAGLVATVAAALAIPASSALHAGLTHLPPLDAVGLTVRPTVIGAQVLAVVGGALTLAAVLTVLAIRQAPAAGDRRTRRELLARSGADLMLALFAAVGWWQLYAQPAAASPRADAVRVLAPALLLTAGAALALRVVLPALRGVDRLAYRARGLALPLAVAEAARRPQAVAAGLLVGLACAAGTFGLAFDDTWHQSQRDQAAVSVGTDLALTLTTTPVAGDGAVVSAATAGVVSPVLNRGTSVGQWLGTAGDAPRLVAVDTTRADGLLRGRLDSDSGWADVGAALAPRTRAAGLAVPTDAPLVLSGTTTGGTPLAVTPRLLLQDATGLRTSCTGPAVPLDGREIRLPACATADGLRLVAVALPVTAEPVGGRVAVAVTLTVPPAGSAAGSTDGPGWTATSAPPVPGKVTDPTALVSATPTGTTLRMAATVDLGGAEDAARTLVASAFPDPGRVPVAVSERFADEVGAGRGSQLSVTVGITPVPVVVAEVVPTVPSAPGAVAVLADLDTLSRARVVTGDLTFPVDAWWVGHPAGPGAAERAAALHLGTVATREAETARLRSGPLQAGLPAALRLVVPAAALLLLAGVVLHVTCDLQVRAVEVARLRGLGMSRRGIRAVLLGQHAGVLLPLLAAGAAVGALATAAVAPLLVRSDTGAAPVPAAQPHWPWSAEAALLALLLAGCLLAVAVVVTVQVRRADAAHLRVAP
- a CDS encoding FtsX-like permease family protein, with the protein product MNRWPTRRLPAPHWPSIRGRGRTDAGPLLLTAAVIATVALLAGAAPALLRAAADDAVQDAVRRAGPDANVLAHADWERDDGPTGGRVRMPGLADAVDDFRARVTSALGPDLDTALLPPVAVVNGPILSITDGNTPRTFQFTYLAGDPGGPDVTWIAGSAPGPAVVDEYVETPYDGPPWPVQVGLSEVDAAALDLGPGDRIPVRDGQGGDKDVRISGIYRPVDSDDPAWRLAPALLRPTPGVDGVGITRFGGLLSRESLPDARLAVNEDQLPRTIHLAPEPGALTWDTAAALAGQVVKLKATSGASSARDQSLRWESQLDTTLRDARTQISAAFAQAAVLLVGVLTATVLVLLLAADLLVRRRTPTLVITRQRGAALPDLGAELVLESTVVSLSAAAVGLALARVAVAGVSWVWAVPVVLAGAVAGPAFGTLAAARAGRDRRQPANPAARRWIRATGHLRRAAVEAAALIAAVAAFVTLHQRGLLPVATDGDTGELTGDLILPISALALGALVGALVLLRLVPLAARFALRQALRSRRPLGVFGAAQAATTAGRALPLLVLVCTTALASFALILGATVTRGLSDGAWSTVGADARLDVGADAEAATPALAGRIAAAPGVGQVVVAQVTDSARLFSESTLLTPRLVVVDTAAFQRLLATTPLPDAPALARLTAPGPGPGEVPALVRSGDGALRTGTRLQLPRDGAPAIRLAAVGTAPSVGGVADVVVVDAAALADAGLPAVPNTVWVTGPGAAQAVANSGVAADVVLRADVLRAQRVAPLTVGLLRLAWTAAVVLLALGLLGLTLAAAAGAAQRWQTLTRLRTLGLRPRDARWVAAAEVLPPVVVAAVCGPLLAALLARLTLGPLDLRLLTGQGTDPAAVLPWWLLALVSAVLLAAATTVVPVESALRRRDRLSEVLRAGE